The Sesamum indicum cultivar Zhongzhi No. 13 linkage group LG2, S_indicum_v1.0, whole genome shotgun sequence genome contains a region encoding:
- the LOC105155261 gene encoding protein CELLULOSE SYNTHASE INTERACTIVE 3 isoform X2 yields MDEKESMLSRVAQLIEQLHSNVSSPQERELTTARLLGIAKARKEARGLIGSHGQAMPLFVSILRNGTLLAKINVAATLSVLCKDEDLRIKVLLGGCIPPLLSLLKSDATEARKVAAEALYVVSSGVLSDHVGMKIFITEGVVPTLWEQLSRNKKQDKVVEGFVTGALRNLCGDKDGYWRTTLDAGGVDIIVGLLSSGNPTAQSNAASLLACLMLGFADSIPKIIGAGAIKTLLGLLGQHKDASVRASAAEALEALSLKSTEAKQAIVDAQGMPVLIGAIVAPSKEGMQGEWGQALQQHSTQALANICGGMSALLLYLGELSQSPRLAAPVADIIGALAYALMVFKQSDDEEPFESTKIESILIILLKPRDNKLVQERLLEAMASLYSNPNLSVAISQSEAKKVLIGLITMATGDAQEYLILALIHLCTDTVSVWEALGKREGIQMLISSLGLSSEQHQEYAVEMLAILTEEVDDSKWAITAAGGIPPLVQLIEVGSQRAREGAACVLWKLGCHSEDIRACVESSGAIPALLWLLKIGVPNEQEASAKALIKLTRTADSATINQLLALLFADSPSSKAHIIKVLGHVLSTASHSELVHKGTTANTGLRSLVQVLNSSDEKTQEYAASVLADLFSNRQDICDSLATDEVINPCIKLLTSKTQGIVTQSARALSALSRPTKTKIPSKMSYIAEGDVQPLIKLAKTASMDSAESAMAALANLLSNRQVAAEALAEDVVSAITRVLGEGSLEGKKSAACALYQLLKHFPVGDVLIGRAQCRFAVLAVVDSLNAIDMDYNDAADALDVVSLLARTKQGRNSPYLPWSALSEVPSSLEPLVRCLCEGPISVQDKVIEILSRLSRDQPVVLGNLLISNSRAIGALASRITKVSSLEVRVGGIALLICAAKEHKIQSVGALEASGYMKPLIYALVDMIKQSSSLEFEITTPRGFTDRSAFQDGDDIHVPDPATVLGGTVALWLLSIISSSHSKHKITVMEAGGLEALSEKLAEYANKEAAEFGDTEGVWISAVLAAVLFQDANVVSAPMAIHFVPSLAILLKSDEMIDRYFAAQAMASLVCYGNKGINLAIANSGAVAGLTTLIGHLESNMLNLIALSEEFSLIRNPDQVVLESLFLIDDVRVGSVARKTIPLLVDLLRPLPDRPGAPPFAVRLLTQIADGNDANKLLMAEAGALDALSKYLSLSPQDLNEATISELLRILFSNPDLLQYEAAASCMDQLIAVLHLGSRSARLSAARALNELFDADNVRDSESSIQAIQPLADMLDTTSECEQQAALSALVKLTSDCNSRAAMLAEVEGNPLHSICKILSSASTWEMKSDAAELCCVLFDNPRVRELPIVSECIEPLILLMQSDKETAIESGVCAFERLLDDEKQVEIPSDHDVVGMLVGLVSGSNHRLIEASICALIKLGKDRTPRKLDMVNAGIIDNCLELLPTAPTSLCAMIAELFRILTNSSAISKSSAAAKIVEPLFMVLLKTDFGLWGQHSALQALVNILEKPQSLSTLKLTPSQVIEPLISFLESPLQAIQQLGTELLSHLLEQEHFKQDITTKSAVVPLVQLAGIGILNLQQTAIKALENISLSLPKAVCDAGGIFELSKVIIQDDPLPPEALWESAALVLSNLLRSDAEYYLNVPAVALVKMLHSTVESTVKVALNALTVQEKTEASSAELMVEAGAIDALLDLLRSHQCEEASGRLLEALFNNARVRGMKASKYAIAPLSQYLLDPQTKSQIGRLLAALALGDLSQHEGLARATDSVFACRALVSLLEDQPTEEMKMVAICALQNLVMRSRTNRRAVAESGGILVIQEQVLSQNSDVAAQAALLIKFLFSNHTLQEYVSNELIRSLTAALERELWSTATVNEEVLRTIHVIFSNFHKLHMSEAATLCIPHLVTALKSGSEAAQDSILTTLCLLKQSWSTMPLDLSKSQAMVAAEAIPVLQMLMKTCPPSFHERVENLLNCLPGCLTVTIKRANNLKHVLGGTHAYCRLTIGSGPARQTKVVSHNTSPEWKEAFTWAFDVPPKGQKLHISCRSRSTFGKTSLGRVTIKIDKVVNEGVYSGVFGLSQGANKDSSSRTLEIEITWSNRMSNESV; encoded by the exons ATGGATGAAAAGGAGAGCATGTTGTCAAGGGTTGCTCAATTGATCGAGCAGCTACATTCTAATGTGTCTTCGCCACAGGAAAGAGAGCTTACGACAGCTCGTTTGCTAGGCATAGCTAAAGCAAGAAAGGAAGCACGAGGTCTTATTGGTTCACATGGCCAAGCAATGCCATTGTTTGTATCCATTCTTAGGAATGGCACTCTACTGGCAAAAATAAATGTTGCTGCAACATTAAGCGTCCTATGTAAAGATGAGGATTTGAGGATAAAGGTACTTTTAGGTGGATGCATCCCGCCGTTACTCTCACTTTTGAAATCTGATGCAACTGAAGCTAGGAAGGTTGCGGCAGAGGCATTATATGTAGTGTCATCTGGTGTACTTTCAGATCATGTAGGcatgaaaatattcattaCAGAAGGCGTGGTGCCAACCTTATGGGAGCAGCTAagtagaaacaaaaagcagGACAAAGTGGTAGAAGGATTTGTTACAGGAGCATTAAGAAATCTTTGTGGAGATAAAGATGGGTATTGGCGAACAACTCTTGATGCTGGTGGAGTGGATATCATTGTTGGTCTTCTCTCCTCTGGCAATCCTACTGCTCAATCCAATGCTGCCTCTCTCCTGGCATGCCTGATGTTGGGTTTCGCAGATAGCATACCAAAGATAATTGGTGCTGGGGCAATCAAAACTTTGCTTGGGCTTTTAGGTCAACATAAGGATGCCTCTGTCAGAGCCAGTGCTGCTGAAGCATTAGAAGCTCTTTCCTTAAAATCGACCGAAGCTAAGCAAGCCATTGTTGATGCCCAGGGCATGCCGGTGCTTATTGGAGCCATTGTTGCTCCTTCCAAAGAAGGTATGCAAGGAGAGTGGGGGCAGGCTCTTCAGCAGCATTCAACACAAGCTTTAGCAAATATATGTGGTGGAATGTCTGCACTATTGCTGTATCTTGGAGAGCTTTCTCAGTCACCAAGGTTGGCTGCTCCAGTGGCTGATATAATCGGAGCACTTGCTTATGCTTTAATGGTCTTCAAGCAGAGTGATGATGAAGAACCATttgaatcaacaaaaattgaaagtattttgattataCTCTTAAAACCTAGAGATAATAAGCTTGTACAGGAGCGTCTCCTTGAGGCCATGGCCAGCCTATATAGCAATCCCAATCTATCAGTTGCTATCAGTCAATCGGAAGCTAAAAAGGTGCTTATTGGCCTCATAACAATGGCTACAGGTGATGCACAAGAGTACTTGATTTTGGCTCTGATTCACTTATGCACTGACACAGTAAGCGTATGGGAGGCCTTGGGAAAGAGAGAAGGAATCCAAATGCTGATTTCGTCTCTGGGGTTATCCAGCGAACAACACCAAGAGTATGCAGTTGAGATGCTTGCAATACTCACTGAAGAAGTGGATGACAGCAAGTGGGCGATAACTGCAGCTGGTGGAATTCCACCACTTGTCCAGTTAATAGAAGTTGGATCCCAGAGGGCAAGAGAAGGTGCAGcttgtgttttgtggaaattGGGCTGCCATAGTGAAGATATTCGAGCTTGTGTTGAAAGTTCTGGGGCCATCCCAGCCCTTCTATGGCTCCTAAAAATTGGTGTACCAAATGAGCAAGAAGCCTCTGCTAAGGCTCTGATAAAACTTACTAGGACTGCTGATTCAGCCACCATTAATCAGTTGTTAGCTTTGCTCTTTGCAGATTCTCCAAGCTCCAAGGCTCATATCATAAAAGTTTTGGGCCATGTACTTTCCACGGCATCACATAGTGAACTTGTGCATAAGGGTACTACTGCCAATACAGGTCTGAGGTCACTTGTCCAGGTTCTCAATTCATCAGATGAGAAGACACAAGAGTATGCAGCATCGGTGTTGGCTGATTTATTCAGTAATCGACAAGATATATGTGATAGTCTCGCAACAGATGAAGTTATTAATCCATGTATAAAACTTTTAACTAGCAAAACTCAGGGCATTGTAACTCAGTCAGCTCGAGCATTGAGTGCTTTATCTCGTCCAACTAAGACTAAGATTCCATCTAAGATGTCTTACATTGCGGAAGGCGATGTCCAGCCTTTAATCAAGTTAGCAAAAACAGCATCCATGGATTCTGCAGAAAGCGCAATGGCTGCATTAGCTAATTTGTTGTCAAATCGTCAAGTGGCTGCAGAAGCTCTGGCTGAGGATGTTGTTTCCGCAATAACAAGAGTATTAGGAGAAGGATCATTAGAAGGCAAGAAGAGTGCTGCCTGTGCTCTTTACCAACTATTGAAGCATTTTCCAGTAGGTGATGTACTTATCGGGAGGGCACAGTGTCGATTTGCTGTTCTTGCGGTCGTTGATTCCTTGAATGCAATTGATATGGATTACAATGATGCTGCTGATGCTTTAGATGTTGTTTCGCTGTTGGCTCGGACAAAGCAGGGAAGAAACTCACCTTATTTACCTTGGTCTGCCCTATCTGAAGTTCCATCAAGCCTAGAGCCTCTGGTGCGGTGCCTGTGTGAGGGACCTATATCAGTGCAAGACAAAGTGATAGAAATTTTGTCTAGACTTTCTCGGGATCAACCAGTTGTTCTAGGTAACCTATTGATCTCAAATTCACGAGCAATTGGTGCATTGGCTAGTAGAATAACAAAAGTTAGCAGCCTGGAAGTGAGAGTTGGGGGAATAGCTCTGCTAATTTGTGCTGCTAAGGAACATAAAATTCAATCAGTGGGTGCACTTGAGGCATCGGGGTACATGAAGCCTCTTATTTATGCATTAGTAGATATGATCAAGCAAAGTTCTTctcttgaatttgaaattacaacTCCAAGAGGTTTTACAGATAGATCAGCTTTTCAAGATGGAGATGATATTCATGTGCCTGACCCTGCAACTGTATTAGGAGGTACTGTTGCCTTATGGTTGCTATCTATTATTTCTTCATCTcattcaaaacacaaaatcacCGTGATGGAAGCTGGGGGACTGGAAGCCCTATCTGAAAAGCTCGCAGAATATGCTAACAAGGAAGCG GCAGAGTTTGGGGACACAGAGGGCGTATGGATCAGCGCTGTCCTTGCCGCTGTACTTTTCCAGGATGCTAATGTTGTCTCCGCTCCCATGGCCATACATTTTGTTCCCTCGCTTGCCATTCTCTTGAAGTCTGATGAAATGATTGACAGATATTTTGCTGCTCAGGCAATGGCAAGTCTTGTTTGCTATGGAAACAAGGGAATAAATCTTGCTATAGCAAACTCAGGTGCAGTAGCTGGGTTGACAACCCTGATTGGACACTTGGAATCAAATATGCTAAATCTGATAGCCCTATCTGAAGAATTTTCTCTGATAAGGAATCCTGACCAGGTAGTCCTGGAAAGTCTATTCCTAATTGATGATGTCAGAGTGGGTTCTGTTGCTCGGAAGACTATTCCTTTGCTTGTTGATTTGCTGAGACCTCTGCCAGATAGACCAGGAGCCCCCCCTTTTGCTGTTCGCCTTTTGACTCAGATTGCTGACGGGAATGATGCCAATAAACTACTCATGGCTGAAGCTGGAGCTCTGGATGCTCTGAGTAAATATCTATCATTAAGCCCTCAAGATCTAAATGAGGCAACCATATCTGAATTACTAAGAATATTGTTTAGCAATCCAGATCTTCTTCAATATGAAGCAGCAGCGAGTTGCATGGATCAACTCATTGCTGTTCTTCACTTGGGGTCAAGAAGTGCAAGATTAAGTGCTGCTAGAGCATTAAATGAACTCTTTGATGCTGATAATGTCAGAGATTCTGAATCATCAATTCAAGCAATTCAGCCTTTGGCTGATATGCTTGATACTACGTCGGAATGTGAGCAACAGGCTGCTTTAAGTGCACTAGTTAAGTTGACTTCAGATTGTAACTCAAGGGCAGCTATGCTGGCTGAAGTGGAAGGGAATCCTCTTCATAGCATCTGTAAAATCCTCTCGTCTGCTTCCACATGGGAAATGAAGAGTGATGCTGCAGAGTTGTGCTGCGTGCTTTTTGATAATCCAAGAGTCAGAGAATTGCCAATTGTCTCTGAATGCATAGAACCCCTAATATTGCTGATGCAATCTGATAAAGAGACTGCAATTGAATCTGGTGTTTGTGCTTTTGAGAGATTATTGGATGATGAAAAGCAAGTGGAGATTCCATCAGATCATGACGTTGTTGGTATGCTTGTTGGACTGGTTTCTGGATCAAATCATAGGCTTATTGAAGCAAGCATCTGTGCACTCATTAAATTGGGAAAAGACAGAACTCCGCGCAAGTTGGATATGGTCAATGCTGGAATTATAGATAATTGTCTTGAGTTACTCCCCACTGCTCCCACTTCATTGTGTGCCATGATTGCAGAACTCTTCCGCATCCTGACAAACAGTAGTGCCATTTCAAAAAGTTCTGCTGCAGCAAAAATTGTAGAACCTCTGTTTATGGTACTGCTTAAGACAGATTTTGGATTGTGGGGACAGCATAGTGCCCTGCAAGCACTTGTCAACATTCTGGAGAAACCCCAAAGTCTTTCAACTTTGAAACTTACTCCTAGCCAAGTCATTGAACCACTTATCTCATTTCTGGAATCCCCACTACAAGCTATCCAACAGCTTGGTACAGAGTTGTTGTCTCACCTGCTTGAACAAGAACATTTTAAGCAAGATATAACAACGAAAAGTGCAGTTGTTCCTCTTGTTCAGCTTGCAGGTATTGGCATATTGAATTTACAGCAAACTGCAATAAAGGCCTTGGAAAACATCTCCTTAAGTTTGCCGAAGGCAGTTTGTGATGCCGGCGGTATTTTTGAGCTCTCCAAGGTCATTATTCAAGATGACCCTTTACCTCCTGAGGCTTTATGGGAATCTGCTGCCTTAGTTCTCTCAAATCTTCTGAGATCGGATGCTGAATACTATCTGAATGTTCCTGCTGTGGCACTTGTAAAAATGCTGCACTCAACTGTGGAGAGCACCGTTAAGGTTGCACTAAATGCTCTCACGGTTCAAGAAAAAACTGAGGCTTCAAGTGCCGAACTGATGGTTGAAGCTGGTGCTATTGATGCTTTGTTAGATTTACTAAGGTCTCACCAATGTGAAGAAGCTTCAGGTAGACTACTTGAAGCTTTATTCAATAATGCAAGAGTGCGGGGAATGAAGGCTTCTAAATATGCAATTGCACCTCTCTCTCAATATTTGCTAGACCCACAAACAAAATCACAAATTGGTAGACTTCTCGCAGCTCTTGCTCTTGGTGACCTCTCCCAACATGAAGGGCTTGCCAGAGCTACTGATTCTGTTTTTGCATGCCGAGCACTAGTGAGCCTGCTCGAAGATCAGCCGACAGAGGAAATGAAAATGGTGGCAATTTGTGCATTACAAAACCTTGTCATGCGCAGCAGAACCAATAGGAGAGCTGTTGCTGAATCGGGTGGCATCTTGGTGATTCAAGAACAGGTGCTGTCACAGAATTCAGACGTTGCGGCACAGGCAGCACTgctcatcaaatttttattttcaaatcacacCCTTCAAGAATATGTATCAAATGAGCTAATCCGATCACTGACAG CGGCTCTAGAGAGGGAATTATGGTCCACAGCAACTGTCAATGAAGAGGTGTTGAGGACAATACATgttattttttccaattttcatAAGCTCCATATGTCTGAAGCAGCAACGCTGTGTATTCCACATTTGGTCACAGCACTGAAGTCTGGGAGCGAAGCTGCTCAGGATTCTATATTGACTACCTTATGCTTGCTGAAACAATCCTGGTCGACCATGCCGCTGGACTTGTCAAAATCCCAAGCTATGGTTGCAGCTGAAGCCATTCCGGTTTTGCAAATGCTAATGAAGACATGCCCTCCAAGTTTTCATGAAAGAGTAGAAAACTTATTGAATTGTTTACCTGGTTGTTTAACAGTCACCATCAAGCGAGCAAACAACTTGAAGCATGTTCTGGGAGGCACACATGCGTATTGCCGATTAACTATCGGCAGCGGCCCTGCTAGGCAGACTAAG GTTGTGAGCCATAACACATCGCCAGAATGGAAAGAAGCGTTCACATGGGCCTTTGATGTACCACCTAAGGGGCAAAAGTTGCACATATCGTGCAGAAGCAGAAGTACTTTTGGAAAG ACTAGTCTTGGAAGAgtaacaattaaaattgacaaagTCGTGAATGAAGGAGTGTACAGTGGTGTTTTCGGCCTTAGCCAGGGTGCCAACAAAGATAGCTCATCCAGGACGCTTGAAATTGAGATAACCTGGTCCAATAGGATGTCAAATGAAAGTGTGTGA